A genomic stretch from Chelmon rostratus isolate fCheRos1 chromosome 14, fCheRos1.pri, whole genome shotgun sequence includes:
- the ncbp3 gene encoding nuclear cap-binding protein subunit 3 isoform X2, which produces MAAVRSLRVSVKSDSGSDRSESESDSESDRDTREAEPMEVEEGELEAEDISVNRSLKELLPDTSRRYENKAGAFITGIDVNSKEAIERKEKRARRFHFCGEESVGQMTVFLDKDIMKKAIPRLRLEAIHVTGVDDMSTQDVFGYFKEYPPAHIEWIDDTSCNVVWLDDNTSVRALINSSRMPDPDAATTETECTDQSDQQRKGRRGHGSDDEDDEEEEGEVDEDETAKKSSEEIEVKDSDGEAEQKRKVAGGQMEDLSRAERESLLRNDLRPAIKPFKGNKLFLRFATQDDKKELGAARRSRYYMKYGNPNYGGMKGILSNSWKRRYHNRRIQRDVIKSKKPLIGDSMGHTPPYTHRHSADLVNLPEEPIKEEEEEEEEEEDEDGDEDMDSDDRVVEYKERGDRERGERGGVSRSLGAGLRSRAERSPSPWSESDEMDYDLELKMISTPSPKKSKKMTMYADELDTHLKSIRNRIGGSGSQSRPKSTSPAKVTDVRQLLEEKRQGLSQHRQPPPVAASGKTDVRQRLGKRRYSPDRRRSPSPVSPRDTPPAREPIRDVHRRLGVASQDNRGVFSNSSKDRKTGGLWSRLGSGGDEDDSGGGRHKRRSSSRSSGLFSSSSSGRNDDDAGEGRRRRGNGEEEEEVEEEDDSTLQKMWGAMIKQKQERLTHKMKKSRLDNLPSLQIEISRDSSDDSDA; this is translated from the exons ATGGCGGCAGTGCGTAGCTTACGGGTGTCGGTGAAATCAGACAGCGGCTCAGACCGCTCGGAATCAGAATCTGACTCCGAGTCGGACAGAGATACCCGCGAAGCCGAGCCGATGGAGGTGGAAGAGGGAGAgctggaggcagaggacatATCCGTCAACCGTTCCCTGAAGGAGTTGCTGCCG gatACGAGCCGACGATATGAGAACAAGGCTGGAGCGTTCATCACTGGCATTGATGTCAACTCAAAG gAGGCAATCGAGAGGAAAGAGAAGCGAGCAAGACGTTTCCATTTCTGTGGGGAGGAGAGTGTCGGTCAGATGACTGTTTTTCTGGATAAAGACATCATGAAGAAAG CTATCCCCAGACTACGCCTGGAGGCGATCCACGTGACTGGCGTGGACGACATGAGCACACAGGATGTCTTTGGATATTTTAAGGAATATCCTCCAGCACACATCGAGTGGATTGATGACACATCCT GTAATGTGGTTTGGCTCGATGACAACACATCCGTCCGAGCCCTCATCAACAGCAGCCGGATGCCTGACCCGGATGCTGCTACCACAGAGACGGAGTGCACCGACCAGTCTGACCAACAGAGAAAAG GTCGTCGGGGTCACGGTTCAGATGAcgaggatgatgaagaggaagagggcgAGGTGGATGAGGATGAGACAGCAAAGAAGAGCAGCGAGGAGATTGAGGTGAAAGACAGCGATGGAGAGGCggagcagaaaagaaaagtggcGGGTGGTCAG ATGGAGGACCTGTCCAGAGCGGAAAGAGAGTCTCTATTGAGAAACGACCTGCGACCGGCCATCAAACCCTTCAAAGGAAACAAACTCTTCCTGCGGTTTGCCACACAAG ACGATAAGAAGGAGTTGGGCGCCGCTCGTCGCAGCAGATACTACATGAAGTACGGAAACCCAAACTACGGAGGGATGAAGGGAATCCTCAGCAACTCCTG GAAGAGGAGGTATCACAACCGGCGGATCCAGCGAGATGTCATCAAGAGCAAGAAGCCTCTGATTGGAGACAGCATGGGACACACACCCCCATACACACACCGACATTCCG CTGACCTGGTCAACCTCCCGGAGGAGCCCAttaaggaggaagaggaggaggaggaggaggaggaggatgaggatggcGACGAGGACATGGACTCAGACGACAGGGTGGTGGAGTACAAAGAGCGAGGTGATCGAGAGAGAGGCGAAAGGGGCGGTGTTTCTCGTTCACTGGGGGCGGGGCTTCGCAGTCGGGCAGAGCGCTCTCCGTCTCCCTGGTCAGAGTCGGACGAGATGGACTACGACCTGGAGCTGAAGATGATCTCAACACCGTCACCgaagaagagcaagaagatGACGATGTATGCTGATGAGCTGGATACTCACCTGAAGAGCATCCG GAACAGGATAGGTGGTTCAGGATCACAGAGTAGGCCCAAATCCACATCGCCTGCCAAGGTGACGGATGTCcggcagctgctggaggagaaaagacaggGACTCTCTCAGCACAGACAGCCCCCCCCAGTGGCCGCCAGTGGAAAGACAG ATGTACGGCAGCGGTTGGGGAAAAGACGTTACTCTCCAGACAGACGGCGCTCCCCCTCCCCTGTCTCCCCCAGAGACACGCCTCCAGCTAGAGAACCAATCCGAGACGTCCATCGCAGACTGGGCGTGGCTAGCCAAGACAACAGAGGTGTCTTCTCCAATTCCtccaaagacagaaagacag GCGGCCTGTGGAGCAGACTCGGCTCCGGTGGCGACGAGGACGACAGCGGCGGCGGACGTCACAAGCGCAGATCAAGCAGCCGGTCGTCGggcctcttctcctcctcctcctcgggcCGGAATGACGACGACGCCGGcgaaggcaggaggagaagaggcaacggagaagaggaagaggaggtggaggaagaagatgacTCAACACTCCAGAAGATGTGGGGCGCCATgatcaaacagaaacaggagcGCCTGACCCACAAGATGAAGAAGAGTCGCCTGGACAACCTGCCGTCCCTGCAGATCGAGATCAGCCGCGACAGCAGTGACGACTCGGACGCCTGA
- the ncbp3 gene encoding nuclear cap-binding protein subunit 3 isoform X1, with translation MAAVRSLRVSVKSDSGSDRSESESDSESDRDTREAEPMEVEEGELEAEDISVNRSLKELLPDTSRRYENKAGAFITGIDVNSKEAIERKEKRARRFHFCGEESVGQMTVFLDKDIMKKAIPRLRLEAIHVTGVDDMSTQDVFGYFKEYPPAHIEWIDDTSCNVVWLDDNTSVRALINSSRMPDPDAATTETECTDQSDQQRKGRRGHGSDDEDDEEEEGEVDEDETAKKSSEEIEVKDSDGEAEQKRKVAGGQMEDLSRAERESLLRNDLRPAIKPFKGNKLFLRFATQDDKKELGAARRSRYYMKYGNPNYGGMKGILSNSWKRRYHNRRIQRDVIKSKKPLIGDSMGHTPPYTHRHSADLVNLPEEPIKEEEEEEEEEEDEDGDEDMDSDDRVVEYKERGDRERGERGGVSRSLGAGLRSRAERSPSPWSESDEMDYDLELKMISTPSPKKSKKMTMYADELDTHLKSIRNRIGGSGSQSRPKSTSPAKVTDVRQLLEEKRQGLSQHRQPPPVAASGKTDVRQRLGKRRYSPDRRRSPSPVSPRDTPPAREPIRDVHRRLGVASQDNRGVFSNSSKDRKTAGGLWSRLGSGGDEDDSGGGRHKRRSSSRSSGLFSSSSSGRNDDDAGEGRRRRGNGEEEEEVEEEDDSTLQKMWGAMIKQKQERLTHKMKKSRLDNLPSLQIEISRDSSDDSDA, from the exons ATGGCGGCAGTGCGTAGCTTACGGGTGTCGGTGAAATCAGACAGCGGCTCAGACCGCTCGGAATCAGAATCTGACTCCGAGTCGGACAGAGATACCCGCGAAGCCGAGCCGATGGAGGTGGAAGAGGGAGAgctggaggcagaggacatATCCGTCAACCGTTCCCTGAAGGAGTTGCTGCCG gatACGAGCCGACGATATGAGAACAAGGCTGGAGCGTTCATCACTGGCATTGATGTCAACTCAAAG gAGGCAATCGAGAGGAAAGAGAAGCGAGCAAGACGTTTCCATTTCTGTGGGGAGGAGAGTGTCGGTCAGATGACTGTTTTTCTGGATAAAGACATCATGAAGAAAG CTATCCCCAGACTACGCCTGGAGGCGATCCACGTGACTGGCGTGGACGACATGAGCACACAGGATGTCTTTGGATATTTTAAGGAATATCCTCCAGCACACATCGAGTGGATTGATGACACATCCT GTAATGTGGTTTGGCTCGATGACAACACATCCGTCCGAGCCCTCATCAACAGCAGCCGGATGCCTGACCCGGATGCTGCTACCACAGAGACGGAGTGCACCGACCAGTCTGACCAACAGAGAAAAG GTCGTCGGGGTCACGGTTCAGATGAcgaggatgatgaagaggaagagggcgAGGTGGATGAGGATGAGACAGCAAAGAAGAGCAGCGAGGAGATTGAGGTGAAAGACAGCGATGGAGAGGCggagcagaaaagaaaagtggcGGGTGGTCAG ATGGAGGACCTGTCCAGAGCGGAAAGAGAGTCTCTATTGAGAAACGACCTGCGACCGGCCATCAAACCCTTCAAAGGAAACAAACTCTTCCTGCGGTTTGCCACACAAG ACGATAAGAAGGAGTTGGGCGCCGCTCGTCGCAGCAGATACTACATGAAGTACGGAAACCCAAACTACGGAGGGATGAAGGGAATCCTCAGCAACTCCTG GAAGAGGAGGTATCACAACCGGCGGATCCAGCGAGATGTCATCAAGAGCAAGAAGCCTCTGATTGGAGACAGCATGGGACACACACCCCCATACACACACCGACATTCCG CTGACCTGGTCAACCTCCCGGAGGAGCCCAttaaggaggaagaggaggaggaggaggaggaggaggatgaggatggcGACGAGGACATGGACTCAGACGACAGGGTGGTGGAGTACAAAGAGCGAGGTGATCGAGAGAGAGGCGAAAGGGGCGGTGTTTCTCGTTCACTGGGGGCGGGGCTTCGCAGTCGGGCAGAGCGCTCTCCGTCTCCCTGGTCAGAGTCGGACGAGATGGACTACGACCTGGAGCTGAAGATGATCTCAACACCGTCACCgaagaagagcaagaagatGACGATGTATGCTGATGAGCTGGATACTCACCTGAAGAGCATCCG GAACAGGATAGGTGGTTCAGGATCACAGAGTAGGCCCAAATCCACATCGCCTGCCAAGGTGACGGATGTCcggcagctgctggaggagaaaagacaggGACTCTCTCAGCACAGACAGCCCCCCCCAGTGGCCGCCAGTGGAAAGACAG ATGTACGGCAGCGGTTGGGGAAAAGACGTTACTCTCCAGACAGACGGCGCTCCCCCTCCCCTGTCTCCCCCAGAGACACGCCTCCAGCTAGAGAACCAATCCGAGACGTCCATCGCAGACTGGGCGTGGCTAGCCAAGACAACAGAGGTGTCTTCTCCAATTCCtccaaagacagaaagacag CAGGCGGCCTGTGGAGCAGACTCGGCTCCGGTGGCGACGAGGACGACAGCGGCGGCGGACGTCACAAGCGCAGATCAAGCAGCCGGTCGTCGggcctcttctcctcctcctcctcgggcCGGAATGACGACGACGCCGGcgaaggcaggaggagaagaggcaacggagaagaggaagaggaggtggaggaagaagatgacTCAACACTCCAGAAGATGTGGGGCGCCATgatcaaacagaaacaggagcGCCTGACCCACAAGATGAAGAAGAGTCGCCTGGACAACCTGCCGTCCCTGCAGATCGAGATCAGCCGCGACAGCAGTGACGACTCGGACGCCTGA